ACTTTCCAACAGGGAGGGGCTCATATCTTATTTATTATAATTCCTTATATTCATATCTTCTTTTGAGAGccatttgtttttaaaggagTTGCCTGTGTTATTTGTTGAATTTCTTAACAATGTTGAAAAAGCTGATGTAGCTAGGCATCTTATCCAGCTCATGTTTTTGTACAATATTGCTCCATTGTGGGATAAATGAAAATGACTTCCAGATGTTTTGGTTTCCCAACCTCTGTACGTCAACCATAGCCACAAAGTATTACATCATCATGACTTGACTAGCGCAAAGGGCAGTTAATGAGTAGTCATGGAGAACTCGTATTATATTTCAACTGTTTATGCCATGTTTGTCCAAGAAATTCACTGACACACCCTCCGGTCTTTTTTTCCCACTTCCTCTCACTCCAGCCGGGTCTGAAAGAAGTGGTTGAATCATGCAGAGGGAGAAATTTGTTTTTCTCCACAGACATAGACCCAGCCATCAGGGACGCAGACCTTGTGTTCATCTCTGTGAGTCATCGCcgtacacacacatactgacACACAGTTTGAACGGCTACAGAAATAAATCCGACATTAATGACACATAAGTGAATTTATTGGAGTCGGTCTCCCCCCACAGGTCAACACCCCAACTAAGACCTATGGGATGGGCAAGGGTCGTGCAGCTGACCTTAAGTTCATCGAGGCGTGTGCTCGGCGGATTGTCGAGCAGTCTGATGGCTACAAGATCGTCACAGAGAAGAGCACCGTCCCTGTTCGAGCGGCTGAGAGCATTCGTCGGATATTTGATGCCAACACCAAGCCCAGCCTCAACCTACAGGTGTGCAATATTGTCTGAGAATTCAACTCTGTATCCGTTCATCTGCAAGTTCCTAAAGTTCTCGTTCCGCTGCTTTAGGTGCTTTCCAACCCAGAGTTCCTTGCAGAAGGAACAGCAGTGCGGGATCTGAAGGAGCCAGACCGTGTCCTGATTGGTGGAGACGAAACAGCTGAAGGTCAGAGGGCAATCAAAGCGTTGTGTGCCGTCTATGAACACTGGGTCCCTAAAGATCGCATCATCACCACCAACACATGGTCGTCCGAGCTGTCCAAACTGGTGAGTGTAGGGCGGCAActgacaaataaaaatgtttaatttttattaaattacttTATTCTTTTGTCaagaaaatagtgaaaaatgCTTTTTATAATTTCTCAGGCCACATATTTAAATTACTTGCACTATGGGGCCAACAATCAGTAACACAACCTACACGCGGTTCCGtcgcgttgacgcttgccggtgggcgtgtctggctCTTGGGGTTAACgaacaacaaccaatcacattaatctcccgccccggacacacaaagagcgcgtttgattggctagtgcttgtactggcatattatTTGATTGGCTGGTGCTTCCTTCAACGCTTGAAAAGTgtaacttttctcaactttcacCACAAGCAACGGCGGCAAAGCGAAGCAACGgaaccacaattcagttcggcaaagcgtgacgtcaccccattcaaagtgaatgggaagcgtctccgCTGAAGCTCGCAACGGAACTGTGTGTAGGATGCGTAACAGAGGCATAGTGATGAATGAGCCAAAAGTGACCTAATTGAATTGTTTACTTTATATTATTTGGAGTTTCCTCTATTATTATGTCATTTTCGCATGAACAATCTGAAAGAAAAACCTGGTGTTTGCTTGTGTAGGCAGCCAATGCCTTCTTGGCCCAGCGGATCAGCAGCATCAACAGCATCAGCGCTCTGTGCGAGGCCACCGGGGCCGACGTGGAGGAGGTGGCCAAGGCCATCGGGATGGACCAGAGGATAGGGAGCAAGTTTCTGAAAGCCAGCATAGGTAAGAAACTCGGCCAGGTTTAAAGTGAGCGTTTATGTAAAGTCTGATTCATTTAAACTCAGATTAAGTGTTGCTTTCTGTCTCTTTGTTTCTCTAACACCCTGGTCAGGTTTTGGTGGAAGCTGTTTCCAGAAGGATGTGCTAAATCTGGTTTACCTGTGCGAGGTCCTCAACCTGCCTGAGGTCGCCTCCTACTGGCAGCAGGTGAGAACCGCTATTTTTTTAGGAACTGTACAAGCTAAGAAACAAAGCTAACACCGCGTGAACAGAGAATTCGGTCGCGCCTGGTGTGCCAGAAGTATCTGAACCACCAAAATTAGGCTGAACTTTGCTCTCCATCTCTCATGACACTGTACAAAAAAAGGAAAGGTTATCCCTGGTTTCTGTACTTTTCAGCCGCTGCTTGATGCTATATCCTTGCTACTCGCACCGCGCAATTAATGTCGCTGCAATACTACAATGCATGGCGgaattatttttttttgtatcatcAATACTTTCATTCTTGGGCCAGGACTCTCTTGACAAAGAgatttttaatctcaatgagacctatcctggttaaataaaggtaaaataaatgttatatttatgttgctgtgtgttttttttatgttcTCAAATCCTTGTAAACAACATCTTCTAGTGGTTTATTGCTTTATTTATGATGTTTCCAGGTGATCGACATGAACGAGTACCAAAGGCGGAGGTTTGCCTGCAGGATCATTGACTGCCTCTTCAACACCGTTACTGGAAAAAAGATTGCTTTGCTGGGCTTCTCCTTCAAAAAAGACACGGGTGACACAAGGTTAGTGCCCATTAATTTGTAATTACTTTCTCACACCCTTGTAGACATTTGACAACTCCCAGTTATTTCACATTTCTTTCCAACAGCTTTGTTATGTTAATTATGAACCTGGGGTTGTTTGTGTGATACACTACTGCAAACATGCTGTGGTGAACTATGGTTCTGGTCAgagtttaagtgtgtgtgtgtgtgtgtgtgtgtgtgtgtgtgtgtgtgtgtgtgtgtgtgtgtgtgtgtgtgtgtgtgtgtgtgtgtgtgtgtgtgtgtgtgtgtgtgtgtgtgtgtgtgtgtgtgtgtgtgtgtgtgtgtgtgtgtgtgtgtgtgtgtgtgtgtgtgtgtgtgtgtgtgtgtgtgtgtgtgtgtgtgtgtgtgtgtgtgtgtgtgtgtgtgtgtgtgtgtgtgtgtgtgtgtgtgtgtgtgtgtgtgtgtgttccagggAGTCATCCAGTATCTACATCTCTAAGTATCTGATGGATGAGGGAGCCAAGCTGTTCATCTACGACCCCAAAGTCCTCAAGGAGCAAATCATTCATGACCTCTCGCAGCCCAACATCTCCGAGGACAACCCACAGAGAGGTGTGTTTGCGTGCGTGTATTTACCAAGGTTCAAACGCACCCTTTCATCTATTTTTACATAAGAAACAGCAGGGAGTGtgcagaaaataaaaagagacaGACAAAGGCAAATACATGCAAGAAAGACTGGAACTTAAGATTGCGATAACACACAGTATTCAGTGTTTTAAACTTGAAACACAAACTAAAAACTCTCAGAAGTGTTTTGAAAATGAGCGGTCACATTTAGAAATGGCAATTAATCTGCAGCTCCAGCCCCTGAAATTGTTAATAATGCcagattaagataagatatatatCTGTATTCCCCCGGAGGGCAATTGTTGAGCAATATTTGCAGTTCAAAGATTGCAAACATAAACGATTGATAAGGTTTCAATCAAAAGGGTGCACAAGGCTAATTATATAATAGCACACGATGAGGATCATTCTCTGGTGTCGTTCCAAATATTACTGTTTCACCTTTTTCCAACATATTAAGAGGCTGAATGATTTAGAAATATCTGGCGGATTGATCAGTTATAATAAAAAGTTGGTAGTCGCCTTTGAAGCAATTTGTATTGGCCGTTATGGTCTGATTGTTATTGAGTGATTCATTAGTGACTCAATTTAGGAGGGAGTTTGAAATCAGGATAACCTTAGTAGTTCCCTTAGctatttgattttatttttaatgtttttaaaggtAAAACTTCTTATTTTTTGTTACTTATTTGAATCCTAGCTCACAAAATGATTTCTCTTTGCAGTGTCGGAGCTGGTGACTGTGACCACTGACCCGTATGAGGCCTGCCAGATGGCCCATGCGTTGGTCATCTGCACCGAGTGGGACATGTTTAAGGTcacaatcacacattgagtcctACCATCTTATAAACTGCTTCATCTTTGGTGGAAAACATCCTTAAAGTCACCCTTCTCCTCTAATTCCACCATAGGAgctggactatgagaagatttACAAGAAGATGCTGAAGCCGGCCTTTATATTTGACGGCCGCAGAGTGCTGGACCATCTCCACGCTCAGCTCCAGAACATCGGCTTCCAGGTGAGcggacacaacacacaccacgcTGCTCACATCTCATACATAATCATAATGAACATTTGTGAACCGAGTGCCACAAGTAACGACTATCTTTCTTTCTGCAGGTCGAGACCATCGGTAAGAAAGTGGTCGCATCACGGATTCCTTACACCCCCGCCGCAGCCATTTGTCGCAGCATCCCCGCCCCTGAACCTCCCACCAAGAAAGCCAAAGTCTAAACCCCCCTCAAAAAAAAGGCCGAAAGAGCGTGACCAGCTGCTCCCTGCAGTCGGTCTGAGAGGAGGTCGAGCCGTTAGAacaaatgtgtgtgaatgtgaacCAAAAAGAGTTTGGGTCTGGAGAAAGGGGATAAAGCAATGATAAACGGTTTTATTTTTAAGTCAAATGGCAATGAAAACATTTTAGATGCAGTTATACATGCACCGTCTACTTTCTTACAGCATTTACTATGTAATTAAGTATTGTTGCTAAATTGCAATACAATTTTTATAAAAGTATTTTTATAAATCATCTAACTGTAAGTTAATCAGTATTGTCCTCTGTATCAGTGACTTTTTTACTACAATAAAATGTGACATCTCCTTAATGTGTGCCGGATTATTCAGAATTGATGGAAATAACACAAATACATGACACATAATTGAAACAAGACAATGTGCACTGATAGTTGTATGTACattttaaaggtttattttGTCCAAAGAATTTATCTGCAAAATATACGCACTTTTTTTCTCCGTGTAAAGttacatttttcacatttaaaaaaaaactatttgtttgaaCCCAAATTGTCTTTTCATCAGATACAGATTGTAGAAAAAGTGTGTATCTTTACTTCCGTACTTGGCAAAAGGTCAATTTGTGCCCAACAAacgtttttttaatgttataaaAACAGTGTTACTGCACATATCTTCAGCAAGCAGCTGTTAAGTCGCTGCAAAAACCCTCCGACCAAAAGAACCGCTTCATTAAATGTGTCCAGAAGCATCAGACATCAAAGGGCTCATAAACAGCTTGGTGAGAGATGAGTGGCTCTGCTCCTGAAGTCCAGGCCCCTgagggcaggggggggggggggggggggatgtgaTTTAGCTGCCCCTGAGGTGCAGAGATGGCAAATTACAGCTCTTGCTAACACCAGGTCGTATTTTCTCCTGGCAGCGGTTCATGAACAAAAGCTGCGCCCAGGTTATCTGGAGATCTGCAGCCCTTTCCCTTTGATCCCTCCCTAAAATGTACGACCTGAGTTGTTACGGGTGAACAGGAGAGAACAAAAGCTCAAAACAACAGAACAGTCCCTCTACACTTCAGTACTTCTACAGCAGTTGTATTCTCTTGCACACCTTGCTGTTACTACTAATGTTGAATGTTTTTCATGTGCTAAAGCTCACAAAGATTCATTATGGTATAGCAGGAGATATGCTGATGTTGATGTTGTATGTAGGTATAGGTAGGGACTAAGGGGTCAAGCCTCTAGCAGCTGGTGGTTTTCATTCTCCGATGGCGATATCTGTGTTTCTCTTTTTCAGTAGATTCTTCAGAAAGAACTCGCCTGTAAAGATAAAAGACAGATGACAAATGATATATATTCTGTCTGACCCATACGAACTTCATGAACAAACGCAATCACCTGGACGCATATTATGTTTACCATGACGGTTAATGATAGTTATTAATGTTTCCTGTTGCAATAAAGCACTGGCTAAATTATCTATTTTAGTTTCACAGTTGAAAAGCATCAAAGCCAGGATCCTTTCCAATCATCTTGATTCCCCCAAATGACGAAAAGGCAAATCTTCATTAACTTGTATTTCATACTACTGCATTGTCTTACTGAAAGATATGAACAGCATGAACTCATTTGCATTCAACTTGATATTTTGCCAATTAAATTGTCAAAATAatgattatttttattatcaatTCTAAAATGATCGTTTGGAAGCGGAGAGTCCCAGGGTAATGTTTTTAAAACATCAAGTTAttcagtttattattattattattattattatataaaacagagaaaagcaGGACATTTCCATATTTGGAGATCTGGAAACAGCATTTACTACAATGTTTGCATGGAAATAATTTCACTGATGAATCGATTATTTAAACCAGCATGCGGTTATTATTATGTTATAATGTAATTATGTCGTCCTGTGCCACAGGATTAAGGTATTTTTTAGGCAGGGTGGAGTGTGTTTCATACCTGCTTTGTAGGAGGATCGCACCAGGGGCCCGCTGGCAGTGTAAACAAAGCCCATCTCATTCCCAACCTTCTCCCAGTGGGCAAACTTCTCTGGAGTCACATATTCGTCCACCTAAACCCAAACACACGTTATCACAATGTGCAATCATTACCAAATGTGCATTtttatttcagtactgttaccTTGTATTCTGGAATACATTATAAAGTCTGATGTTTTACCTTTAGGTGGCGTTTAGTGGGCTGCATGTACTGGCCCAGTGTGAGACAGTCCACTTCTGCCTCTCGCAGCTCTGCAACGTCATCAGAACAGTGAGTCAGGAAATTGGGATTCAACGGATTTACCGTCATATGAACAAGTTCTACTGTGTAGTTGTTGGCAAGGACAATCTTAAATTCCAGGCTCTTCTAACATCAACATTTAGTAAATAAGTAAATAATGTACACACCAGTCATGGTGTTGTGTATCTGCTGGTCGGTCTCGCCCAGTCCCAGCATGATGGATGTCTTGGTGAGCACAGAGGGTTTCACCTCCTTAGCGTGCCTCAGGACACTCAGAGACTGGTCGATGTTTGCTCTGGGGTCACGCACAAACCTGCAAACAGATGGACAAATGGACATCTTGTTTGAAATATATAATCAGAAAGGTAAATTGATATACCCCTAAATTAACAATTTCAATACACATCAAATCCATTGGGTCTTTTCTCTTTTGCACATCTGCAGTTCTAGTGGTATTTATAGTAACAGAAATAGCTCAGATGTGCCCCCTACTGGTCAGTGTGTGCATTGACAAGaaacataaatacaaaaaatgatGAAATATGAATAATGCAGCTTTTACAATTCCAGTATTGTAAAATAACATGCAATGCAATAATAGGGCCACATTGTCAGTGTCACAAACATCATTGTAAACATagtttatagttcatagtttcCTTTTTAGGACAAAAATACTCATTATGCAATTTATAATGACACATCTGTAACATGTTTTCATTATTCAAAGaccctgtttttgtttttgcttGATGGCTGAGCACTACAATCAGAGAGCTGATGGATTCACAGCAATCAGGCTTCTCTTAATGTTAAAACTGAGATCAGAGGCTCATCTTCTGACTTCTGCCAATATGTAAAGGACTGGTCAAATACAGAGGCAATATGCTGAGGCACAGTCAGTACCTTTGCAGCTCTCGCACGGTCTCCACATTGTGGGCATACACATCTAACCCTGACAGGGCGATCTTCTCCACTGCTGCCAGGTCACCGCGAAAATCAGGGGTCAGACATTCCACCAGGATGCGGGAGTCCCTGAGATGAGGATGACAAAAGTGCTTATTTATTCCTTTTGCACAGATTTTTAATTAACTAAAATGTTGAATCTGATTCCAAAAAGGATGAGAGATCATACCTCTCCTTCAGGTTGGAGACGGTCTTAGCAAAGTGCTCTGCCCCTCCATCAGAAATGTCTGGAAATTAAAGGAAAATGTGACTTAATAGAACATCCCTGCTGACAAAACTGTGTggatatttatatttttgtaaatctttttttaaaatCTAATCAAAGAAATGCTGTATTCTGAGAAATctgaaaaaataacaaatgttttgaaaacatattttgtGGATTTATAAGTCACCTGACTTGTTGGAAAACACAAATGTTTCATTGTAATTGATTAATAGTAAAGCTTATATGGTCTGTTACTCACAGCATGTGTTGTTGACATGAGTGCAATAGAAAGTACTTTAGTAAGGATACTGCCAATAAACCCAGCCTGTACATGAATCTTATAAAAACAGCAGTTTAACCGATTCATCCGGATTACATTCCAATGTAAATTCCagaataaataataattgtacaTCAGCCTATCTTCCAGGTTGTTTCCTTGAAAAATAAAGGTTTCAAAAGCAGCAATAGTGTTAAGCAACACCTGGAaaatagttaattaaatgtTAGGATGCCATTACCATCTCTATCGACGGAGGTGAGGACTACGTAGTCCAGTCCCCAGGCAGCGATGGCCTTGGCTGTGTTGTAGGGCTCGTTGGGGTCCAGAGGTGGAGGCCGCCGGGCCGTCTTCACAGAGCAGAACCTGCACCCCCGGGTacacgtgtctcccatcagctacatataaagagagagagagaaaacctAAATTATCAAGGCCGCAGCTCGTTTTTTCTAATACAGTCAAGAAAATGCAGATGCAGAAGATGCAGTGAGCCCGGACACTTACCATGATGGTGGCTGTGGCTGTGTTGTACTCTCCTCCTCCCCAGCACTCCCCAATGttaggacacctggcctcctcaCACACCtgagagaaaacacacacacacacacacacactttttttgCACAAGAACTAACATAGGATTAATGTTGGCTTGTCTCCAGTGTCAGAAACTATATATAGATAGCACCTCATATAAAAGCAATTTTAGGGTGCATTTGAAAAATGTGATGACAAAGGTAAAACTCTCTTATCAATTGAGGCCATATATTTGAAGGATATAGTTGTAGGAAACACTTATTTTGCGTATGTTACCATAAAGTCTGAGTGACTAACTTCATTTATCTTCTAGCTAATACATCTTCAAGTCCAGACTCAATATTAGCAAACCACCATTCTCCGTTTtcattaaatataaaaaaaaattgagATTATTTCCTTTTTAAACAAAAAGGTTGTTAAAATGAAGACTATTTGACATATCATACCATGGGGGAGGCAGAAACGATATCTGAAATGTATGCTCTGACAGGTATGAATAAAATGTGTTCaatcaaaaaataataaaacattgtATTCATTTGTTGTGAACATCCATCAAATGATACAGGAAAAGCAAATGCCCCCTCCCCAGTTAGAAGTGTCAGCATTCATTACATTTCTCCGCTCACTTTTGCGTATACTTCCTTTAACTCGTCACCTGTCAACTTACTGTGTGCAGGTTGAGGTCTCTCAGAGTGTTCTTCAGTTTGTTGAAATTTTTTCCAATGGGAATCTCCGTCTTCAGCCACGGAGGAAGACGCAGCCTGTCACAAAACATTAGCAAAGTA
Above is a window of Pseudochaenichthys georgianus chromosome 1, fPseGeo1.2, whole genome shotgun sequence DNA encoding:
- the lias gene encoding lipoyl synthase, mitochondrial, whose protein sequence is MALLKQSCCVAGRFSTNHLWMSPRCITHVYSSTVTSAAKSSPDRADRKKELLGEDGPDLQDFISGELSEKSKWVEYKGNLKRDKGARLRLPPWLKTEIPIGKNFNKLKNTLRDLNLHTVCEEARCPNIGECWGGGEYNTATATIMLMGDTCTRGCRFCSVKTARRPPPLDPNEPYNTAKAIAAWGLDYVVLTSVDRDDISDGGAEHFAKTVSNLKERDSRILVECLTPDFRGDLAAVEKIALSGLDVYAHNVETVRELQRFVRDPRANIDQSLSVLRHAKEVKPSVLTKTSIMLGLGETDQQIHNTMTELREAEVDCLTLGQYMQPTKRHLKVDEYVTPEKFAHWEKVGNEMGFVYTASGPLVRSSYKAGEFFLKNLLKKRNTDIAIGE
- the ugdh gene encoding UDP-glucose 6-dehydrogenase — encoded protein: MFQIKRICCIGAGYVGGPTCSVIAHMCPEITVTVVDINESRIKAWNSDTLPIYEPGLKEVVESCRGRNLFFSTDIDPAIRDADLVFISVNTPTKTYGMGKGRAADLKFIEACARRIVEQSDGYKIVTEKSTVPVRAAESIRRIFDANTKPSLNLQVLSNPEFLAEGTAVRDLKEPDRVLIGGDETAEGQRAIKALCAVYEHWVPKDRIITTNTWSSELSKLAANAFLAQRISSINSISALCEATGADVEEVAKAIGMDQRIGSKFLKASIGFGGSCFQKDVLNLVYLCEVLNLPEVASYWQQVIDMNEYQRRRFACRIIDCLFNTVTGKKIALLGFSFKKDTGDTRESSSIYISKYLMDEGAKLFIYDPKVLKEQIIHDLSQPNISEDNPQRVSELVTVTTDPYEACQMAHALVICTEWDMFKELDYEKIYKKMLKPAFIFDGRRVLDHLHAQLQNIGFQVETIGKKVVASRIPYTPAAAICRSIPAPEPPTKKAKV